One Diospyros lotus cultivar Yz01 chromosome 1, ASM1463336v1, whole genome shotgun sequence genomic window carries:
- the LOC127794740 gene encoding glyoxylate/succinic semialdehyde reductase 1-like isoform X1 has protein sequence MEEEIGFLGLGIMGKAMSMNLLRHGFKLTVWNRSLSKCDELREHGASVAETPAAVVKKCKYTIAMLSDPSAALSVVFDKDGVLEQICSGKGYIDMSTVDADTSTKISEAITSKGGHFLEAPVSGSKKPAEDGQLIILAAGVKSLYEEALPAFDVMGKKSFFLGEVGNGARMKLVVNMIMGSMMNAFSEGLVLADKSGLDPQTLLNVLELGAVGNPMFKLKGPTMIQKNYSPVFPLKHQQKDMRLALALGDENAVSMPVAAAANEAFKKARGMGLGDLDFSAVCEAVGFRPS, from the exons atGGAGGAAGAGATAGGGTTTTTAGGTTTGGGAATAATGGGGAAGGCCATGTCAATGAACTTGCTCCGCCATGGCTTTAAGCTCACGGTTTGGAACCGATCTCTCTCTAAG TGTGATGAGCTGCGGGAGCATGGGGCTTCTGTTGCTGAAACTCCTGCAGCAGTAGTCAAGAAGTGCAAGTACACCATTGCGATGTTGTCTGATCCTTCTGCAGCTCTCTCG GTTGTTTTTGACAAAGATGGCGTCCTTGAGCAAATTTGCAGTGGAAAAGGCTATATTGACATGTCAACAGTGGATGCTGACACTTCTACAAAGATCAGCGAG GCAATTACATCAAAGGGTGGTCATTTCCTTGAAGCTCCAGTTTCGGGTAGCAAAAAGCCTGCTGAAGATGGTCAACTTATAATTCTTGCTGCTGGAGTGAAG TCTTTGTATGAGGAAGCACTTCCTGCTTTTGATGTCATGGGAAAGAAATCTTTCTTCTTGGGTGAGGTTGGAAATGGAGCAAGAATGAAACTTGTTGTTAACATGATTATGGGGAG TATGATGAATGCATTTTCTGAGGGACTTGTACTGGCTGACAAAAGTGGGCTCGACCCTCAAACTCTTCTTAATGTGTTG gAGCTAGGTGCAGTTGGGAACCCAATGTTCAAGTTGAAGGGACCCACTATGATTCAGAAGAATTACTCACCTGTATTTCCTCTGAAGCATCAACAGAAGGACATGAGATTGGCTCTAGCCCTTGGTGATGAAAATGCAGTATCCATGCCTGTGGCAGCTGCTGCCAATGAG GCATTCAAGAAAGCTCGAGGCATGGGATTGGGAGACCTCGACTTTTCAGCTGTGTGCGAGGCTGTGGGGTTCAGACCATCCTGA
- the LOC127794740 gene encoding glyoxylate/succinic semialdehyde reductase 1-like isoform X2 — MEEEIGFLGLGIMGKAMSMNLLRHGFKLTVWNRSLSKVVFDKDGVLEQICSGKGYIDMSTVDADTSTKISEAITSKGGHFLEAPVSGSKKPAEDGQLIILAAGVKSLYEEALPAFDVMGKKSFFLGEVGNGARMKLVVNMIMGSMMNAFSEGLVLADKSGLDPQTLLNVLELGAVGNPMFKLKGPTMIQKNYSPVFPLKHQQKDMRLALALGDENAVSMPVAAAANEAFKKARGMGLGDLDFSAVCEAVGFRPS; from the exons atGGAGGAAGAGATAGGGTTTTTAGGTTTGGGAATAATGGGGAAGGCCATGTCAATGAACTTGCTCCGCCATGGCTTTAAGCTCACGGTTTGGAACCGATCTCTCTCTAAG GTTGTTTTTGACAAAGATGGCGTCCTTGAGCAAATTTGCAGTGGAAAAGGCTATATTGACATGTCAACAGTGGATGCTGACACTTCTACAAAGATCAGCGAG GCAATTACATCAAAGGGTGGTCATTTCCTTGAAGCTCCAGTTTCGGGTAGCAAAAAGCCTGCTGAAGATGGTCAACTTATAATTCTTGCTGCTGGAGTGAAG TCTTTGTATGAGGAAGCACTTCCTGCTTTTGATGTCATGGGAAAGAAATCTTTCTTCTTGGGTGAGGTTGGAAATGGAGCAAGAATGAAACTTGTTGTTAACATGATTATGGGGAG TATGATGAATGCATTTTCTGAGGGACTTGTACTGGCTGACAAAAGTGGGCTCGACCCTCAAACTCTTCTTAATGTGTTG gAGCTAGGTGCAGTTGGGAACCCAATGTTCAAGTTGAAGGGACCCACTATGATTCAGAAGAATTACTCACCTGTATTTCCTCTGAAGCATCAACAGAAGGACATGAGATTGGCTCTAGCCCTTGGTGATGAAAATGCAGTATCCATGCCTGTGGCAGCTGCTGCCAATGAG GCATTCAAGAAAGCTCGAGGCATGGGATTGGGAGACCTCGACTTTTCAGCTGTGTGCGAGGCTGTGGGGTTCAGACCATCCTGA
- the LOC127805697 gene encoding MLO-like protein 1 yields the protein MAGEGGDEGTSLEFTPTWIIAGVCTVIVGISLVVERLLHFIGKYLKKNRKKPLFEALQKIKEELMLMGFMSLLLTVFQDVIVKICVKEGVMHHLLPCKYPSNTSHQGKLSSDATDTTGDHDHYFGNHEVDIHEASPGIGYCAEKGKVPLLSLEALHHLHIFIFVLAVVHVTFSVLTVVFGMAKMRSWKHWEDSIENDNYDTQEAALQPKFTHVHQHDFIRERFQGISTHSVFLGWLHSFFKQFHASLTRSDYMALRLGFIMTHCRGNPKFNFHKYMIRALEDDFKKVVGVSWYLWVFVVIFLMLNINGWNTYFWISFIPFILLLALGTKLEHVITQLAHEVAEKHVAIEGELIVQPSDDHFWFHRPQVVLFLIHVILFQNAFDIAYFFWIWVQYGLYSCIMGQVHYTAPRLIIGVAVQLLCSCSTLPLYAIVTQMGSSFKKAAFDEHVQAGLLAWADKVKRRSRLKAANGSGHGSLPDRSSSSGIQLAETSH from the exons ATGGCCGGCGAAGGGGGAGATGAAGGAACGTCGTTGGAGTTCACTCCGACATGGATCATCGCCGGCGTCTGTACCGTCATTGTCGGCATCTCACTTGTCGTTGAACGCCTTCTTCACTTCATTGGCAAG TATTTGAAGAAGAACCGCAAGAAGCCCCTCTTCGAAGCCCTACAGAAAATCAAAGAAG AGTTGATGCTGATGGGGTTCATGTCGCTGCTTTTAACAGTGTTTCAAGACGTTATTGTCAAAATATGCGTGAAAGAGGGAGTGATGCATCACTTACTTCCTTGTAAGTACCCCTCGAATACTTCCCACCAAGGAAAGTTGTCTTCTGATGCAACCGACACAACTGGAGATCATGATCATTACTTTGGCAACCATGAAGTCGACATCCACGAGGCATCTCCTGGGATTGGTTACTGCGCCGAGAAG GGCAAGGTCCCATTGTTGTCTCTTGAGGCATTACATCATCTACATATCTTTATCTTTGTGCTGGCTGTTGTTCACGTGACATTTTCTGTTCTCACTGTTGTATTTGGAATGGCAAAG ATGCGTTCATGGAAACACTGGGAGGACTCCATTGAGAATGATAATTATGACACACAGGAAG CAGCTCTTCAACCAAAGTTCACGCATGTCCATCAGCATGACTTCATCAGGGAGCGCTTTCAGGGTATTAGTACTCATTCAGTTTTTTTGGGCTGGTTG CATTCCTTCTTCAAGCAATTTCATGCATCTTTAACCAGATCGGACTACATGGCATTGAGACTTGGTTTCATTATG ACACATTGCCGGGGAAacccaaaatttaattttcacaagtATATGATCCGTGCCCTGGAAGATGATTTCAAGAAAGTCGTTGGTgtaag TTGGTATCTCTGGGTATTTGTTGTTATCTTCTTGATGCTTAACATCAATG GGTGGAATACATATTTTTGGATATCTTTCATACCATTCATT CTTCTACTTGCTCTGGGCACTAAGCTGGAGCATGTGATCACCCAGTTGGCTCACGAGGTTGCAGAGAAACATGTAGCAATAGAAGGAGAATTAATAGTTCAACCTTCAGACGATCACTTTTGGTTCCACCGACCACAGGTTGTCCTCTTCTTGATACATGTTATACTGTTCCAGAATGCTTTTGACATTGCATACTTCTTCTGGATATGG GTTCAATATGGTTTGTACTCCTGCATCATGGGACAAGTCCACTATACTGCTCCAAGGCTCATTATAGG GGTGGCCGTTCAGCTACTCTGCAGTTGCAGCACCCTTCCACTCTATGCCATTGTGACACAG ATGGGAAGTTCTTTCAAAAAGGCAGCGTTTGACGAGCACGTGCAAGCCGGTCTTCTTGCTTGGGCGGACAAAGTGAAGAGGAGGTCTCGGTTGAAGGCAGCTAATGGCTCCGGGCATGGCAGTTTACCTGATAGATCTTCTTCAAGCGGAATTCAACTGGCTGAAACTTCCCACTAA